The following proteins come from a genomic window of Methanocella conradii HZ254:
- a CDS encoding COG1361 family protein gives MLSFIAGDVYMKLLKVLGILAVLLLVAAVPAYADTGKPSIAVSDVSVSPTALMPGDTGTITVRLSNPTTSLTGESKTQTDTYNYGAGVSNGMATPSHQSTTSVTSSSTPDGALTLKEVMLIADAPIHVTSKQQYLDLGRLGMGDTFQPLKFTIKVDDNAADGIYQLTLKIRTNDDGVYQNCPVYVTVNSKPLKVVLNDAPQAFSTARKTVVLDIVNLRPNAVDGVSVVPSGEDFVFKPIQEYVVGSIGAGELYTVQFDVTAKNSSYSGNPSFKVVYKNGDNWHETEPLVVYTDHNSAVAAPASAGSDMLLYVLGIVAVVAMIFGGIYVYMKGRRK, from the coding sequence ATGCTTTCATTTATAGCTGGAGACGTGTATATGAAGTTGCTAAAAGTTTTGGGCATCCTCGCGGTGCTCCTGTTAGTGGCTGCAGTGCCGGCCTATGCCGATACTGGCAAGCCGTCCATCGCGGTGAGCGACGTTTCTGTCTCTCCCACGGCCCTCATGCCGGGGGACACGGGCACGATCACTGTCAGGCTTTCGAACCCGACGACGTCGCTTACGGGCGAGAGCAAGACCCAGACGGACACGTACAATTACGGGGCTGGGGTGTCCAATGGAATGGCCACGCCATCGCACCAGTCGACGACGAGCGTCACGAGCAGCAGCACGCCGGACGGGGCGCTAACGCTCAAAGAGGTCATGCTGATTGCCGACGCTCCCATCCATGTCACCTCGAAACAGCAATACCTGGACCTGGGAAGGCTCGGGATGGGCGACACGTTCCAGCCCCTCAAGTTCACCATAAAAGTGGACGATAACGCGGCCGATGGGATATACCAGCTAACGCTCAAGATAAGGACGAACGACGACGGGGTTTACCAGAACTGCCCCGTTTATGTCACGGTGAACAGCAAGCCGCTCAAGGTCGTGCTCAACGACGCGCCTCAGGCGTTCTCCACCGCCAGGAAGACCGTGGTGCTCGACATCGTGAACCTGAGGCCTAACGCCGTAGATGGCGTGAGCGTCGTGCCCAGCGGCGAAGACTTCGTGTTCAAGCCCATACAGGAGTACGTGGTGGGCAGCATCGGGGCTGGCGAGCTGTACACGGTGCAGTTCGACGTCACGGCTAAGAACTCGTCGTATAGCGGCAACCCCTCTTTTAAGGTAGTGTACAAGAATGGGGATAACTGGCACGAGACCGAGCCGCTGGTAGTATACACCGACCATAACTCGGCCGTTGCAGCCCCGGCGAGCGCTGGCAGTGACATGCTGCTCTACGTGCTGGGCATCGTCGCCGTTGTGGCGATGATTTTCGGTGGCATATACGTGTACATGAAGGGCAGGCGAAAGTAG
- the guaB gene encoding IMP dehydrogenase: protein MFLKKLDAPLGITFDDVLLVPSKSYVEPDHTDVKTRFSKNISLSIPIVSAAMDTVTEAEMAIAIAREGGIGVIHRNMPRDMQVEEVKKVKRGEEVIIRDVVTASPSQTIGSVWKIMMEQSISGIPIIDDGKLVGIISRRDIRPIVKSEPNKKIVEVMTRDVVTATEGVKVDEAIDIMYEHKVERLPIINEKGGLVGIISMQNILERRQYPNANKNGSDQLRVAAAVGPFDVERALALDKAGVDAICVDCAHAHNMRVVESARRIKKMVSADVVVGNIATAEACEELVGFADGVKVGVGPGSICTTRIVAGVGVPQLTAIASAVDVAREAGMPVIADGGIRYSGDIAKAIAAGADCVMLGNLLAGTKEAPGRLITIKGRKYKQYRGMGSLGAMAGGECSDRYFQESHEIGKTKFVPEGVEGAIPYRGTVSDTVYQLIGGLRSSMGYCGAATIKEMQEKARFIRVTPSGMSESHPHDIMITDEAPNYPLTLRQ, encoded by the coding sequence GTGTTCTTAAAAAAGCTAGATGCCCCGCTCGGGATAACTTTTGACGACGTCCTGCTCGTCCCGAGCAAATCATATGTAGAGCCGGACCACACGGATGTAAAAACACGATTTTCGAAGAACATCAGCTTGAGCATCCCAATAGTAAGCGCTGCGATGGATACCGTCACCGAGGCCGAGATGGCCATCGCCATCGCCAGGGAAGGCGGCATAGGAGTCATCCACAGGAACATGCCCAGGGATATGCAAGTTGAGGAGGTAAAGAAGGTAAAGAGGGGTGAGGAGGTCATCATCAGGGACGTGGTCACTGCCAGCCCCTCCCAGACTATAGGGTCCGTCTGGAAGATAATGATGGAGCAGAGCATCAGCGGCATCCCAATAATAGATGACGGCAAGCTCGTCGGCATCATAAGCAGGCGTGACATCAGGCCCATCGTGAAGTCGGAGCCGAACAAGAAGATAGTTGAGGTCATGACCAGGGACGTGGTCACCGCCACCGAGGGGGTCAAGGTCGACGAGGCCATCGATATAATGTATGAGCATAAGGTGGAGCGCTTACCTATTATAAATGAAAAGGGCGGCCTCGTGGGCATCATCTCGATGCAGAACATACTGGAGAGGCGCCAGTATCCTAACGCTAACAAGAACGGCAGCGACCAGCTTCGTGTCGCCGCCGCCGTAGGCCCGTTCGACGTGGAGAGGGCGCTGGCCCTCGATAAGGCGGGCGTAGATGCAATATGCGTTGACTGCGCGCACGCCCATAACATGAGGGTGGTGGAGTCGGCGAGGAGGATAAAGAAGATGGTCTCCGCGGACGTCGTTGTGGGGAACATCGCGACCGCAGAGGCCTGCGAGGAGCTCGTCGGGTTCGCGGACGGCGTCAAGGTGGGCGTGGGGCCCGGGTCGATTTGTACCACCAGGATAGTGGCAGGGGTGGGAGTCCCGCAGCTCACGGCCATAGCCTCGGCCGTGGACGTGGCCAGGGAGGCCGGGATGCCTGTCATCGCCGACGGCGGCATTAGGTACTCCGGGGACATCGCGAAGGCGATAGCTGCAGGCGCCGACTGCGTCATGCTTGGCAACCTGCTTGCGGGCACCAAGGAGGCCCCGGGCAGGCTCATCACCATTAAAGGCAGGAAATATAAGCAGTACAGGGGCATGGGGTCCCTTGGCGCCATGGCCGGTGGGGAGTGCTCGGACCGCTACTTCCAGGAGTCTCACGAGATAGGCAAGACCAAGTTCGTGCCGGAAGGGGTCGAGGGCGCTATACCGTATCGCGGCACGGTTAGCGACACGGTTTACCAGCTAATAGGCGGGCTGCGCTCGTCGATGGGCTACTGCGGGGCGGCTACAATCAAGGAGATGCAGGAGAAGGCCCGCTTCATCCGGGTGACGCCTTCGGGCATGAGCGAGAGCCATCCTCACGATATCATGATAACCGATGAGGCCCCCAACTATCCATTGACCCTGCGCCAGTGA
- a CDS encoding 3-isopropylmalate dehydratase large subunit produces MSNGLTITEKIFSRASGRPVRAGDFVMASIDRAMAHDITGPLAVEGFYEIMRDEKEKKVWDPEKIIILFDHQVPADSLNAARNHILLRKFAREQGIKHFYDLHEGICHQVMPEKGHVLPGQLIVGSDSHTCAYGALGAFGTGIGSTDMAAVFALGKLWFRVPESMRFEVNGKLGDRVYSKDIILKLIGDVGADGARYKACEYAGEAIRRLDVSQRMTISNMAIEMGGKAGIIEPDGKTEKYVRERSPGYRLDEGLKSDEDAEYAEVREYDVTGMPPQVACPHNVDNVVDIDKIEGKRIDQVFLGSCTNGRFEDLRIAAEVMDGRPVAKGVRMIVIPASHTEYMKALRAGLIEEFVSAGALVESPCCGPCMGGSFGLLGPGEVGLSTSNRNFRGRQGSPDALVYLCSPATAAASAVKGKIADPRSV; encoded by the coding sequence ATGTCGAACGGCCTCACCATCACTGAAAAGATCTTTAGCAGGGCGTCCGGCAGGCCCGTGAGGGCCGGCGATTTCGTCATGGCATCCATAGACAGGGCGATGGCCCACGATATAACGGGGCCGCTCGCCGTTGAGGGCTTCTACGAGATCATGCGGGACGAGAAGGAGAAAAAAGTCTGGGACCCGGAGAAGATCATCATTTTATTCGACCACCAGGTCCCGGCCGACTCGCTAAACGCCGCAAGGAATCATATTTTATTGAGGAAGTTCGCCAGGGAGCAGGGAATAAAGCATTTTTATGACCTTCATGAGGGCATCTGTCATCAGGTGATGCCCGAGAAGGGCCACGTCCTGCCGGGGCAGCTAATAGTAGGATCGGATTCGCATACCTGCGCCTACGGCGCCCTGGGCGCCTTCGGAACTGGCATCGGCTCCACGGACATGGCGGCCGTATTCGCCCTCGGAAAGCTCTGGTTCCGGGTGCCCGAGTCAATGCGGTTCGAGGTGAACGGCAAGCTCGGGGATAGAGTATACTCTAAGGACATTATACTGAAGCTAATAGGAGACGTGGGGGCTGATGGGGCACGCTACAAGGCCTGCGAGTACGCGGGCGAGGCGATAAGGAGGCTTGACGTGTCCCAGCGCATGACTATTAGCAACATGGCCATCGAGATGGGCGGCAAGGCGGGCATCATCGAGCCCGACGGTAAGACGGAGAAGTACGTCCGGGAGCGCTCTCCCGGCTATAGGCTCGATGAGGGCTTGAAGAGCGATGAGGATGCAGAATACGCCGAGGTTCGGGAGTACGACGTGACGGGCATGCCGCCCCAGGTCGCCTGCCCACACAACGTGGACAACGTGGTAGATATAGATAAAATTGAGGGCAAGAGGATAGACCAGGTGTTCCTGGGCTCATGTACCAATGGCCGATTCGAGGATTTGAGGATAGCTGCGGAGGTCATGGATGGAAGGCCGGTGGCGAAGGGCGTGCGCATGATAGTCATACCCGCCTCCCATACTGAGTACATGAAGGCGCTGAGGGCCGGCCTGATTGAGGAGTTCGTGAGCGCCGGGGCGCTGGTCGAGTCGCCCTGTTGCGGCCCATGCATGGGAGGCTCCTTCGGGCTGCTCGGCCCTGGAGAGGTTGGGCTGTCCACCTCGAACAGGAACTTCAGGGGAAGGCAAGGCAGCCCTGACGCCCTCGTTTACCTGTGCAGCCCTGCGACCGCGGCGGCCTCAGCCGTAAAGGGCAAGATAGCGGACCCGAGGAGCGTGTGA
- the purC gene encoding phosphoribosylaminoimidazolesuccinocarboxamide synthase, with the protein MRGEALYSGKAKTVYATPDPRRYIVKFRDDVTAGDGAKKASMKGKGYYNAQISAKLFKLLADNGISTHYIKMVSEDEMLVHACNMIKLEVIPRNYAAGSIVKKYEFPEGKRFDPPIIVMDYKNDAAHDPMLNDDIAIALGIVTEKELRKIRKVSLRVNEILQKFLDEKGLLLPDFKLEFGKVDKKIVVADEISPDTMRLWKKDTHQSLDKDVFRFDKGDLLAAYEEAARLIAPEIFK; encoded by the coding sequence ATCAGAGGCGAGGCATTATACAGCGGAAAGGCGAAAACGGTGTACGCAACCCCTGATCCAAGGCGATACATCGTAAAGTTCAGGGACGACGTCACCGCCGGAGACGGGGCGAAAAAGGCCAGCATGAAGGGAAAAGGGTACTATAATGCCCAGATATCGGCGAAACTCTTCAAGCTACTCGCCGATAACGGGATCAGCACCCACTACATAAAGATGGTCTCGGAAGACGAGATGCTCGTCCACGCCTGCAACATGATAAAGCTCGAGGTCATACCCAGGAACTACGCGGCCGGCTCCATCGTGAAGAAGTACGAGTTTCCGGAGGGCAAGAGGTTCGACCCGCCCATCATCGTCATGGACTATAAGAATGACGCCGCTCACGACCCCATGCTAAACGATGACATTGCCATAGCCCTCGGCATCGTCACCGAAAAGGAGCTCAGGAAGATCCGGAAGGTCTCGCTCAGGGTTAACGAGATACTGCAAAAGTTCCTCGATGAGAAGGGCCTCCTGCTGCCGGACTTCAAGCTTGAGTTCGGGAAGGTGGATAAGAAGATAGTGGTGGCGGACGAGATATCGCCGGACACCATGCGCCTCTGGAAGAAGGATACGCATCAGAGCCTGGACAAGGACGTTTTCAGGTTTGACAAGGGAGACCTTCTGGCCGCCTACGAGGAGGCCGCGAGGCTCATCGCGCCTGAAATATTTAAGTGA
- a CDS encoding DUF2225 domain-containing protein, with the protein MTTIQPVRLTCPLCGNIFESPVVMSTNSFGKLHSDLYKEAAGGAQPICYFVHTCPSCGYTGYEGDFEKQEFSFVFRQNVEQNITPEVKGRKVEASGKFYLAALCAEWRGAPAHVLARIYHMGAWCCRLSGQKEKERFYLGKAAEYFERALASSDAPEENIPIFTYLLGDLYRRLGEAEKAKEWYSKVEQAIKEHGGDPRIGELARRQLKEPSDFLS; encoded by the coding sequence ATGACCACCATCCAGCCAGTCAGGCTCACCTGCCCCCTCTGTGGCAATATTTTTGAGTCGCCCGTCGTCATGTCCACCAACTCTTTCGGTAAGCTGCACTCGGACCTGTATAAGGAGGCAGCAGGCGGCGCCCAGCCCATCTGCTACTTCGTCCATACGTGCCCGAGCTGTGGCTACACGGGATATGAGGGGGATTTCGAGAAGCAGGAATTTAGCTTCGTTTTCAGGCAGAACGTGGAGCAAAACATCACGCCCGAGGTGAAGGGCCGCAAGGTAGAGGCGAGCGGAAAATTTTACCTTGCGGCCCTGTGTGCCGAGTGGAGGGGCGCTCCAGCCCATGTGCTGGCCAGGATATATCACATGGGTGCCTGGTGTTGCCGGCTCAGTGGCCAAAAGGAGAAGGAGCGGTTTTACCTGGGCAAGGCAGCCGAGTACTTCGAAAGGGCGTTGGCCTCCAGCGATGCCCCTGAGGAAAACATACCTATCTTCACATACCTGTTGGGTGACCTGTACAGGCGGCTTGGGGAGGCCGAGAAGGCAAAGGAGTGGTACAGCAAGGTGGAGCAGGCCATAAAAGAGCATGGTGGCGACCCTAGGATAGGGGAGCTTGCCAGGCGGCAATTGAAAGAGCCCTCTGATTTTTTATCCTAA
- a CDS encoding (5-formylfuran-3-yl)methyl phosphate synthase — translation MKLLVSPMNVQEAMAAEKGGADIIDVKNPGEGSLGANFPWVIAEIKSNVSKPLSATIGDFDYKPGTASLAALGAAVAGANYIKVGLYDIHTIEQAYDLLSAVVRSVRAFDAEKTVVASAYSDYSRIGSLSPLNLPPVAKKAGCDVVMVDTGIKDGRSTFEFMSREELQGFVSLAHENRLACALAGSIKFEDVPAIKSLAPDIIGVRGLVCGGDRSGSIRPELVAKLKAMIN, via the coding sequence ATGAAGCTATTAGTCAGCCCCATGAACGTACAGGAGGCGATGGCAGCGGAGAAGGGCGGAGCCGACATAATTGACGTCAAGAACCCCGGGGAGGGGTCGCTCGGCGCCAACTTCCCATGGGTCATCGCAGAGATCAAGTCAAACGTCAGCAAGCCCTTGAGCGCCACCATAGGCGATTTCGACTACAAGCCAGGCACGGCATCGCTCGCAGCCCTGGGGGCCGCGGTGGCAGGGGCGAACTACATCAAGGTGGGGCTTTATGATATTCATACGATAGAGCAGGCGTACGACCTTTTATCGGCAGTAGTAAGGTCGGTAAGGGCTTTTGATGCTGAGAAGACGGTCGTTGCCTCAGCTTATTCCGACTATTCTCGCATAGGGTCGCTCAGCCCGCTCAACCTGCCGCCAGTGGCAAAAAAGGCAGGCTGCGACGTGGTGATGGTGGACACGGGGATAAAGGATGGCAGGTCCACCTTCGAGTTCATGAGCCGGGAGGAGCTTCAGGGGTTCGTCAGCCTCGCCCACGAGAACAGGCTAGCCTGCGCCCTGGCCGGCTCGATAAAGTTTGAGGACGTCCCGGCAATCAAAAGCTTAGCCCCTGATATCATCGGCGTTAGGGGCCTCGTGTGCGGCGGCGACCGTAGCGGCTCAATAAGGCCCGAGCTCGTGGCAAAGCTCAAGGCCATGATTAATTAA
- a CDS encoding ABC transporter ATP-binding protein — MDSVVSLRDVRKSYRMGSENLLVLKGINLDIKRGEFISIMGPSGSGKSTLMNLIGLLDRPDSGRLVINERDTGTLNDVELSHLRGKEIGFIFQTFNLVARMTALKNVELPMIFQGKPQAYRSAIAKKYLEEVGLGDRLSHRPNELSGGQRQRVAIARSLVNDPSILLADEPTGNLDAKTGEEIMRLFVDLNKKGRTIVMVTHNPDVAQFSQRIIRLKDGAILEET, encoded by the coding sequence ATGGATTCCGTGGTTTCATTAAGGGACGTCCGAAAGAGCTACCGCATGGGCAGCGAAAACCTGCTGGTGCTCAAGGGCATCAACCTTGACATAAAGAGGGGGGAGTTCATAAGCATAATGGGCCCATCGGGGAGCGGAAAGAGCACGCTCATGAACCTGATTGGACTGCTGGACAGGCCGGACTCGGGCCGGCTCGTCATCAATGAAAGGGATACGGGCACGCTTAACGACGTTGAGCTATCCCATCTCAGGGGAAAGGAGATCGGCTTCATCTTTCAGACCTTCAACCTCGTAGCGAGGATGACGGCCCTTAAGAACGTCGAGCTTCCCATGATATTCCAGGGGAAGCCACAGGCCTACCGGTCCGCCATCGCGAAGAAATACCTCGAGGAGGTGGGGTTGGGCGATCGCCTCTCCCACAGGCCGAACGAGCTTTCCGGCGGGCAGAGGCAGCGCGTGGCGATCGCCCGCTCGCTGGTTAACGATCCTTCTATATTGCTGGCCGACGAGCCGACCGGGAACCTGGACGCGAAGACTGGAGAAGAGATCATGCGCCTGTTCGTGGACCTGAATAAGAAGGGAAGGACGATAGTCATGGTTACCCATAACCCCGATGTCGCCCAGTTTAGCCAGCGGATCATCCGCCTCAAGGATGGCGCCATACTCGAAGAGACTTGA
- a CDS encoding ArsR/SmtB family transcription factor, whose product MRKDRIEERLAALEKGFREVRAEQRQAIESLRDELRSFQEAILEDRIASINEVIKWYEEAAYDGAISGAARNFQDRMRTDCPPQYKRQECIDGLVDELKDDATRLRHAGDLKACIEGILEEDERELEKFKGMACERCLDAYVAERDELIGLAQKLAGLKADLASRGRLVYMGEMQDGPVISSVIEPLSHEARFRMLKRLAEGSLSFKELAGVSGFEGGHLNYHLVKLSQAGLIAKAEDGRYVLTDKGSGVMSLVKRLYEA is encoded by the coding sequence GTGAGAAAAGACCGCATTGAGGAGCGCCTGGCCGCGCTGGAGAAGGGCTTCAGGGAGGTAAGGGCAGAGCAGAGGCAGGCCATCGAGTCGCTGAGGGATGAGCTTAGAAGCTTTCAGGAGGCCATCCTTGAGGACCGGATAGCCTCCATTAATGAGGTCATAAAATGGTATGAGGAAGCAGCCTACGATGGGGCCATATCGGGTGCCGCCCGAAATTTCCAGGACAGGATGCGCACGGATTGCCCGCCTCAGTATAAGAGGCAGGAGTGTATCGACGGCCTGGTTGATGAGCTAAAAGATGATGCGACCAGGCTCAGGCACGCGGGCGACCTGAAGGCGTGTATCGAGGGCATCCTGGAGGAGGATGAGAGGGAGCTTGAAAAGTTCAAGGGCATGGCATGTGAGCGCTGCCTCGACGCCTACGTGGCCGAGCGGGACGAGCTCATAGGCCTCGCGCAAAAGCTCGCAGGGCTAAAGGCAGACCTGGCTTCCCGCGGGAGGCTCGTTTACATGGGCGAGATGCAGGATGGCCCGGTGATCTCCAGCGTTATCGAGCCTCTGTCCCATGAGGCGCGCTTCCGGATGCTCAAGCGGCTGGCGGAAGGCAGCCTCTCTTTTAAGGAGCTTGCAGGCGTGAGCGGGTTCGAAGGCGGCCACCTTAACTATCATCTTGTTAAGCTTTCGCAGGCCGGCCTCATCGCCAAGGCCGAGGATGGAAGATACGTCCTCACAGATAAGGGGTCGGGCGTGATGAGCCTGGTTAAGCGGCTTTACGAGGCGTGA
- a CDS encoding OB-fold nucleic acid binding domain-containing protein — translation MSDVREVYEKLNGRVSLEEFSRMVEEKMDVMGGLCDEHTAALLVAHDLGVEGVNAIKIKEITLDRKNVQFLGKVVEIFEPREFSRTDGSVGRVCNITVADETGEITVVLWDELADAVKTGDVKAGDVLRISGYVKEGQRGLEVSIGRGGGIVKDEDTKIAVKDPMVKINEIRMGMGNVCVRGLVLSKQEPHSFSRKDGSTGSVQGLVLGDETGKIRLTVWDNKLKDVEALSPGDTIEVLHAYTRESLGGVEIQVGARGIIRKSDKKVVYEEQVTRIGDIEPDKSYNVKGIVTGIDGVREFTTRDGKPGRLCSIYISDEDKTADEDKTGRIRVVFWGELASFAEALSVGDKILVTDARARVNFRQEIELSANWRSTARKLE, via the coding sequence ATGTCAGACGTGCGTGAAGTCTATGAAAAGCTGAACGGCAGGGTCTCGCTGGAGGAGTTCAGCAGGATGGTGGAGGAGAAGATGGACGTCATGGGCGGCCTATGCGATGAGCATACCGCCGCCCTGCTCGTGGCCCATGACCTTGGCGTGGAGGGCGTAAACGCCATCAAGATAAAGGAGATCACGCTCGACAGGAAAAACGTGCAATTCCTCGGAAAGGTCGTAGAGATCTTCGAGCCCCGCGAGTTCAGCCGCACAGACGGCAGCGTTGGCCGGGTTTGTAATATCACCGTTGCCGACGAGACCGGCGAGATAACGGTGGTGCTATGGGACGAGCTGGCGGACGCAGTGAAGACGGGCGATGTCAAGGCTGGCGACGTGCTCAGGATAAGCGGCTACGTTAAGGAGGGCCAGCGTGGCCTCGAGGTCAGCATAGGCAGGGGAGGGGGCATTGTTAAGGATGAGGACACGAAGATAGCCGTAAAGGACCCCATGGTTAAGATAAATGAAATAAGGATGGGCATGGGCAACGTGTGCGTCAGGGGCTTAGTCTTATCCAAGCAGGAGCCCCACTCCTTTAGCAGAAAGGATGGCTCGACTGGGTCGGTGCAGGGCCTCGTGCTGGGCGACGAGACGGGAAAGATAAGGCTCACAGTCTGGGATAATAAGCTAAAGGATGTTGAGGCTTTGAGCCCGGGTGACACTATCGAGGTGCTTCACGCCTACACCCGTGAGTCCCTGGGAGGGGTGGAGATACAGGTCGGCGCAAGGGGGATAATAAGGAAGTCCGATAAGAAGGTAGTGTATGAGGAGCAGGTCACCAGGATAGGCGACATCGAGCCCGACAAGTCGTATAACGTCAAGGGCATAGTCACCGGCATTGACGGGGTCAGGGAGTTCACGACTCGTGATGGCAAGCCTGGCAGGCTGTGTAGTATCTACATCTCTGATGAGGATAAGACGGCTGATGAGGATAAGACGGGCCGCATAAGGGTGGTTTTCTGGGGAGAGCTGGCGAGCTTCGCCGAGGCGCTCTCGGTCGGGGATAAGATACTCGTCACTGACGCCCGGGCAAGGGTAAACTTCAGGCAGGAGATAGAGCTGTCGGCTAACTGGAGAAGCACGGCTAGAAAGCTCGAATGA
- a CDS encoding isocitrate/isopropylmalate dehydrogenase family protein, giving the protein MASYKIPVIAGDGIGPEVIAEGKKVVEAAGEVYGYDVEWIDLPHGCDHYLKTGETISEDTLKELSNYRAIYLGAVGDERKVKTGILEQGILLKLRFYFDQYINLRPVKLLDGVETPIKNKTSKDIDFYVVRENTEDFYAGLGGRGVKGLSHQHLKLKRELYSVKFDLDILTDSDEIAYQIGVISREGARRIIDYSFQLARNRKKHLSSVDKANVMTDIYGLWREVFQETAKGYPDVKTDFNFVDAVTMWFVKNPEFFDVVVAPNMFGDIITDLGAMLQGGLGLAPGGNINPEGTSMFEPMGGSAPKYKGLNKVNPIAAIWAGALMMEHLGEGEAANAIVKAIETSLRERKVRTYDLGGTSKTSEVGSDIARIVRQQGRI; this is encoded by the coding sequence ATGGCATCGTATAAGATACCGGTGATAGCGGGGGATGGCATAGGCCCCGAGGTCATCGCCGAAGGCAAAAAAGTGGTGGAGGCTGCCGGGGAGGTCTATGGCTACGACGTGGAGTGGATCGACCTCCCGCATGGGTGCGACCACTATTTGAAGACCGGGGAGACCATCTCCGAGGATACGCTAAAGGAGTTGAGCAACTACAGGGCCATATACCTGGGCGCAGTTGGCGACGAGCGCAAGGTCAAGACGGGCATCCTTGAGCAGGGCATCCTGCTCAAGCTCAGGTTCTACTTTGATCAATATATCAACTTGCGGCCGGTGAAGCTGCTGGACGGCGTGGAGACGCCCATTAAGAATAAAACGTCGAAGGACATCGACTTTTACGTGGTGAGGGAGAACACCGAGGACTTTTACGCGGGCCTTGGGGGCCGGGGCGTGAAGGGACTGTCTCACCAGCATTTAAAGCTGAAAAGAGAGCTATACAGCGTCAAGTTTGACCTTGACATCCTCACCGATAGCGACGAGATAGCCTACCAGATAGGCGTCATAAGCAGGGAGGGGGCACGTAGAATCATCGACTACTCCTTCCAGCTTGCCCGAAACAGGAAGAAGCACCTGTCCAGCGTGGACAAGGCCAACGTGATGACGGACATCTACGGGCTGTGGCGTGAGGTCTTCCAGGAAACGGCTAAGGGCTATCCTGACGTGAAGACCGACTTCAACTTCGTGGACGCCGTCACCATGTGGTTCGTGAAGAACCCCGAGTTTTTCGACGTGGTCGTCGCCCCCAACATGTTCGGGGACATAATCACGGACCTGGGCGCCATGCTCCAGGGCGGGCTGGGCCTCGCGCCTGGCGGCAACATCAACCCCGAGGGGACGAGCATGTTCGAGCCCATGGGCGGCTCCGCCCCGAAGTATAAGGGCTTAAACAAGGTGAACCCGATAGCGGCCATCTGGGCGGGCGCCCTCATGATGGAGCACCTCGGCGAGGGCGAGGCGGCCAACGCCATCGTGAAGGCCATTGAGACGAGCCTCAGGGAGCGGAAGGTCCGCACATATGATCTGGGAGGCACTTCTAAGACCTCTGAAGTTGGCTCTGATATCGCCCGTATTGTAAGACAGCAGGGGCGCATATAA
- a CDS encoding 3-isopropylmalate dehydratase small subunit: MARKTKATEMAEAKHAGGLSRAWKFGDDVDTDAIIPGRFLTINDPKELAKHAFEGVRPDFRPSTGDVVVAGENFGCGSSREHAPLALKGAGIKCVIAKSFARIFFRNSINIGLAMLECREADRIADGDVLEIEGNTIKNLTKGETYEAAPLPGFLAEIVESGGLIEYARAMVAKKHKGKKK; encoded by the coding sequence ATGGCCAGAAAGACCAAAGCGACGGAAATGGCCGAGGCTAAGCACGCCGGAGGCCTCTCCAGGGCCTGGAAGTTCGGCGACGACGTGGATACGGACGCTATCATACCTGGCAGGTTCTTGACCATAAACGATCCGAAGGAGCTGGCAAAGCACGCCTTCGAAGGCGTGAGGCCGGACTTCAGGCCATCGACGGGCGATGTGGTCGTGGCCGGGGAGAACTTCGGGTGCGGCTCGTCCCGCGAGCACGCCCCGCTGGCGCTCAAGGGGGCGGGCATTAAGTGCGTCATAGCGAAGTCGTTTGCGCGCATCTTTTTCAGGAACTCCATAAACATCGGCCTGGCCATGCTCGAATGCAGGGAAGCCGATAGGATAGCCGATGGGGACGTCCTGGAGATAGAGGGCAACACGATAAAAAACCTGACAAAAGGCGAGACATATGAGGCCGCCCCGCTCCCCGGCTTCCTGGCCGAGATAGTGGAGAGCGGCGGGCTCATCGAGTACGCCAGGGCGATGGTGGCGAAAAAGCATAAGGGGAAGAAAAAATAA